Proteins encoded in a region of the Inquilinus sp. KBS0705 genome:
- a CDS encoding right-handed parallel beta-helix repeat-containing protein, whose translation MKIKSYLMRGILAVLVLTSFVMCAKKATVIKDPDPEKPPIDTGITVTSCTYTVQPSEWFVDGAAIPAGSVICIPAGSRGALLLKNFKGTANKPITIINKGGQVTFDVAPTASYAFKTQNSQYFKILGNGDASVKYGFLVSGGNISMTMDDLSSDFEIANVEVKNSAFAGIMAKTDPGCDVATQRGHFTMKNVTIHDNYVHQTGGEGFYIGNSFYKDGVAAACGTVLPHNVVNLKLYNNTTEQTGAEGIQVGSATQNCQVYNNTVKSPGVSPFAAAQNNGIQIGEGTGGKCYNNLVKDAPGNGIIVLGLGDNLVFNNIILNSGEHGIFADSRYTPGPNFQFINNTIIKTIRDGIRLNSETIPMNTVINNAIIGAGSGAAIHKNNSNVKLTASNNYEGNDVNALQFKNYSGDDFHLLSASPLINTGANVSAKGITFDYFGTARPQGGGFDVGAVEYK comes from the coding sequence ATGAAAATTAAAAGCTACTTGATGCGTGGGATATTAGCTGTGCTGGTTTTAACATCGTTTGTGATGTGCGCCAAAAAAGCGACTGTGATTAAAGACCCTGACCCTGAAAAACCGCCAATTGATACCGGTATAACAGTTACATCATGCACCTATACCGTACAGCCATCCGAGTGGTTTGTTGATGGTGCCGCTATACCTGCCGGGTCGGTTATATGCATACCAGCCGGTAGCCGCGGGGCTTTATTGCTTAAAAATTTTAAGGGTACCGCTAATAAGCCTATCACTATTATTAATAAGGGAGGGCAGGTTACCTTTGATGTAGCCCCCACGGCATCGTATGCGTTTAAAACACAAAACAGCCAGTACTTTAAAATATTGGGCAATGGCGATGCGTCTGTTAAATATGGTTTTTTGGTAAGCGGCGGTAACATCAGCATGACCATGGACGACCTAAGCTCGGATTTTGAGATAGCCAACGTAGAGGTAAAAAACAGTGCCTTTGCAGGCATTATGGCCAAAACCGACCCAGGCTGCGATGTAGCCACTCAGCGCGGCCATTTTACCATGAAAAATGTGACCATACACGATAACTACGTGCACCAAACCGGCGGCGAAGGTTTTTATATAGGAAACTCTTTTTATAAAGACGGCGTTGCTGCAGCCTGCGGTACCGTTTTACCGCACAATGTGGTAAACCTGAAGCTATATAACAATACTACCGAACAAACCGGTGCCGAAGGCATACAGGTAGGCAGCGCCACCCAAAATTGCCAGGTTTACAACAATACGGTGAAGTCGCCGGGGGTGAGCCCTTTTGCAGCTGCCCAAAATAATGGTATTCAAATAGGCGAGGGTACCGGTGGCAAGTGCTACAATAACCTGGTTAAAGACGCGCCCGGCAACGGCATAATTGTATTAGGGCTGGGCGATAACCTGGTGTTTAACAATATCATCCTAAACTCGGGTGAGCATGGCATTTTTGCCGATTCGAGGTACACGCCGGGGCCAAACTTCCAGTTTATTAATAACACCATTATTAAAACTATCAGAGATGGGATAAGGTTAAATTCTGAAACTATCCCCATGAATACGGTGATCAACAATGCTATTATCGGCGCGGGGTCGGGTGCAGCCATTCATAAAAACAATAGCAACGTTAAGCTAACGGCTTCAAATAATTACGAGGGAAATGATGTTAATGCCCTTCAGTTTAAAAACTACAGCGGCGATGATTTTCATTTGCTGTCTGCCTCGCCATTGATCAATACAGGCGCAAATGTATCTGCTAAAGGTATTACGTTTGATTATTTTGGCACGGCACGGCCACAAGGTGGTGGGTTTGATGTAGGGGCGGTAGAGTATAAGTAG
- a CDS encoding long-chain fatty acid--CoA ligase, producing the protein MNIVAEQSTIPELIRNIVANIHPDTHTFLIHKVKDTWVEISYREALEKIDAISAWFLSIGIKKGDRLALIMDNGPDYIYYDQALQQIGAVNTSIYPTLSEAEMEYIINDSEARTIIAGNPFLFRKVLKIANDCPSLIRIIPAFDDFEKFTEKLKLNAGVCSFKQVIDEGRTLINQYAQAINAAREAILPSDLSCLIYTSGTTGTPKGVMLTHHNLTENCKVSLYQIPIIESSDMFLSFLPLSHVFERTATYYICMNKGCAIAFAQSLDLLAKNMAEVKPTVMCCVPRLLERIHDKAMKNGLAAGGVKTKIFKWALKTGREARLLSEAGKKTGLILSAELKLADKLVFSKIKEKTGGRLKVLLSGGGALPKNIGEFFGDIGIKLLEGFGLTETSPVMSVTEDDRIIYGTVGRIIPGIEVGIQNVDTKQIYTKQTHDNFNPNYESEEGEIIVRGHCVMKGYWKKPEETAAVIDPDGWFHTGDIGRFYRGNLQITDRLKNMIVNAYGKNVYPTPVENTYLKSPRIEQVFLIGDKREYITAILVPGRELLQETFKLSDDFFEKPELFIEDKEIVDWIGQEVKRLSNELAKFERIKNFKVKRLPFSMEAGEITPTLKAKRKVIEKKYAEDIDELYLQEADAD; encoded by the coding sequence ATGAACATTGTAGCTGAGCAATCAACTATCCCGGAACTTATCCGCAATATTGTCGCGAACATACACCCTGATACCCACACCTTTTTAATACATAAGGTAAAAGATACCTGGGTAGAAATATCATACCGGGAAGCTTTAGAAAAAATTGACGCTATATCGGCCTGGTTCCTTAGCATCGGTATTAAAAAAGGCGATCGCCTGGCCCTGATAATGGATAACGGCCCCGATTATATATATTACGACCAGGCCCTGCAGCAAATTGGCGCGGTTAACACTTCTATTTACCCCACCCTATCTGAGGCGGAGATGGAGTACATCATCAACGATTCGGAAGCGCGTACCATTATTGCCGGCAACCCTTTCCTGTTTCGTAAAGTACTGAAAATTGCCAACGACTGCCCTTCGCTAATACGCATTATACCGGCCTTTGATGACTTTGAGAAGTTTACCGAAAAGCTAAAATTAAACGCCGGCGTTTGCAGCTTTAAACAGGTGATAGACGAGGGCCGCACGCTGATAAACCAGTATGCACAGGCCATTAACGCCGCACGCGAAGCCATACTACCAAGCGACCTATCCTGCCTTATTTATACATCGGGTACTACGGGTACGCCAAAGGGGGTAATGCTTACGCACCACAACCTAACCGAGAATTGTAAAGTAAGCCTTTACCAGATACCCATTATCGAAAGCTCGGATATGTTTTTGTCGTTCTTGCCTTTATCGCATGTGTTTGAGCGTACAGCCACCTATTATATCTGCATGAACAAGGGCTGCGCCATAGCATTCGCGCAAAGCCTTGATCTGTTGGCCAAAAACATGGCCGAGGTAAAACCAACGGTAATGTGCTGTGTACCGCGCCTGCTGGAGCGTATACACGATAAGGCCATGAAAAACGGCCTGGCTGCAGGTGGTGTTAAAACTAAAATATTTAAATGGGCGCTTAAAACCGGCCGCGAAGCACGGTTATTAAGTGAGGCAGGTAAAAAAACCGGCCTTATATTAAGCGCCGAGCTTAAACTGGCCGATAAACTGGTATTCAGTAAGATTAAAGAAAAAACAGGCGGCAGGCTAAAAGTACTGCTATCCGGCGGAGGTGCTTTACCTAAAAACATCGGTGAGTTTTTTGGCGATATCGGCATTAAATTATTAGAGGGTTTCGGGCTTACAGAGACCTCGCCGGTAATGTCGGTAACTGAGGATGACCGCATTATTTATGGCACTGTAGGGCGCATTATACCCGGTATTGAGGTAGGTATACAAAACGTAGATACCAAACAGATATACACCAAACAAACGCATGATAACTTTAACCCTAATTACGAATCGGAAGAAGGTGAGATCATCGTTCGCGGGCATTGCGTGATGAAGGGTTACTGGAAAAAGCCCGAAGAGACCGCCGCGGTGATAGACCCCGATGGCTGGTTCCATACCGGCGATATTGGCCGTTTTTACAGGGGTAACCTGCAAATAACCGACCGGCTGAAAAACATGATCGTTAACGCCTACGGTAAAAACGTGTACCCTACCCCGGTAGAGAACACCTACCTTAAAAGCCCGCGTATTGAGCAGGTATTTTTAATTGGCGATAAACGCGAATACATTACCGCCATATTGGTACCCGGCCGCGAACTGTTGCAGGAAACCTTTAAGCTAAGCGACGACTTTTTTGAAAAACCCGAACTGTTTATAGAAGATAAAGAAATTGTAGACTGGATTGGACAGGAGGTTAAGCGCCTATCAAACGAGTTGGCCAAATTTGAACGGATTAAAAACTTTAAGGTAAAACGCCTGCCTTTTAGCATGGAAGCGGGCGAGATAACCCCCACCCTTAAGGCCAAACGCAAGGTGATAGAGAAAAAATACGCCGAAGATATAGACGAGCTATATTTACAAGAAGCAGACGCGGATTAA
- a CDS encoding putative toxin-antitoxin system toxin component, PIN family yields the protein MRIVLDSNILLVSIGKKSPYRPIWSAFIEEAYEMIVSEQVLYEYEEILQRLSAPGVADIVMNIFTEAPNVITQQVYYNWNAIKKDPDDNKFFDIAVAANADYLVTNDAHFNVLKQLSFPQINVITANEFLVLLDKQ from the coding sequence ATGAGGATCGTTTTAGATTCAAATATATTACTGGTATCGATAGGTAAAAAAAGCCCCTACAGGCCTATATGGAGTGCTTTTATAGAAGAAGCCTATGAAATGATAGTTTCCGAACAAGTGCTGTATGAGTATGAAGAAATATTGCAGCGACTTTCTGCCCCGGGCGTTGCCGACATAGTAATGAATATATTTACAGAGGCGCCTAACGTTATAACTCAACAAGTTTATTACAATTGGAACGCAATCAAAAAAGACCCAGACGACAACAAGTTTTTTGATATAGCAGTTGCAGCTAATGCCGATTATTTAGTTACCAACGATGCCCATTTTAATGTTTTAAAGCAATTGTCCTTCCCGCAAATTAATGTGATAACAGCAAATGAATTTTTAGTTTTGCTGGATAAGCAATAG
- a CDS encoding chloramphenicol acetyltransferase — protein sequence MKTKIDLSNWPRRDHFNFFNSFEEPFFSVTVNVDCTNAYHKAKQQGVSFFLYYLHCSLTAANQTEAFKYRIIDNEVFVYDEVHASATINRPNGTFGFSYINYQPAFTEFAEGAKQEIERVQATTGLEPSNQGENVIHYSAMPWINFTALTHARSFSFKDSIPKISFGMVTEAGGKRSMPVSITVHHGLMDGLHVGQYIDAFQKLLNG from the coding sequence ATGAAAACTAAAATAGACCTAAGTAACTGGCCCCGCCGGGATCATTTTAACTTTTTTAACAGTTTTGAGGAACCCTTTTTTAGCGTTACCGTAAATGTAGATTGCACCAACGCTTATCATAAAGCAAAGCAGCAAGGGGTATCATTCTTTTTGTACTACCTGCATTGTTCGCTCACGGCCGCTAACCAAACCGAAGCCTTTAAATACCGCATCATTGATAACGAGGTATTTGTTTACGACGAGGTGCATGCCTCGGCCACTATTAATCGCCCTAATGGCACTTTTGGGTTCTCGTATATCAACTATCAACCTGCCTTTACCGAGTTTGCAGAAGGGGCCAAACAGGAGATAGAGCGTGTGCAGGCCACTACCGGGCTGGAGCCATCTAACCAGGGCGAAAACGTGATACACTACTCGGCTATGCCATGGATAAATTTTACGGCGCTTACCCATGCCCGCAGCTTTTCGTTTAAAGATAGTATCCCCAAAATATCATTTGGTATGGTAACCGAAGCGGGGGGTAAACGCAGCATGCCGGTTTCTATTACGGTGCACCACGGTTTAATGGATGGCCTGCATGTGGGCCAATATATTGATGCCTTTCAAAAATTGTTGAACGGGTAA
- a CDS encoding HAD family hydrolase yields MNIKVIAFDADDTLWVNEPYFRQTEEQFCRLLADYASQHELERELLKIELANLPLYGYGIKGFILSMIEAALKISGGTISIGVIEQITNLGKQMLNQPIELLDGVEHVLQSLKGKYRLVVATKGDLLDQERKLKKSGLSHYFHHIEIMSEKDDANYQKLIRHLDIQPPELLMVGNSLKSDVLPVLNIGGYAVHVPYHITWAHETIEDSIDNERFKSAEVITQILDFL; encoded by the coding sequence ATGAATATTAAAGTAATTGCTTTTGACGCCGATGATACCCTTTGGGTAAACGAACCCTACTTTAGGCAAACAGAAGAGCAGTTTTGCCGCTTACTGGCGGATTATGCATCGCAGCACGAACTGGAGCGCGAGCTGTTGAAAATTGAGCTTGCCAACCTGCCTTTATATGGCTATGGCATAAAAGGTTTTATCTTATCGATGATAGAGGCGGCGTTAAAAATTAGCGGCGGAACCATCAGTATTGGCGTTATAGAGCAAATTACCAACCTGGGCAAGCAAATGCTTAACCAGCCTATTGAGCTGCTGGATGGGGTAGAGCATGTGCTGCAATCCTTGAAAGGCAAATACCGCCTGGTGGTAGCCACCAAAGGCGACCTGCTTGATCAGGAACGTAAACTTAAAAAATCGGGATTGAGCCATTACTTTCATCATATCGAAATAATGAGCGAGAAGGACGACGCCAATTACCAAAAACTCATCAGGCATTTAGATATACAGCCACCCGAACTGTTAATGGTAGGCAATTCGCTAAAAAGCGATGTGTTGCCGGTGCTTAATATTGGCGGCTACGCGGTACATGTGCCTTACCACATTACATGGGCGCACGAAACCATTGAGGATAGCATTGATAACGAACGTTTTAAAAGCGCAGAAGTAATAACTCAAATACTGGACTTTTTGTAG
- a CDS encoding galactose oxidase, translating to MLLKKCGLLLVLALSFTSCKKEPFVPNSENALPGLWTQLGDFPGMGRVRSFGFSIGSKGYILGGNVGDGFTTILVNDFWEYDPTTDKWTRKADYPGQAGEYIRGFTINGKAYVGTGYGQRVETPGDTEPQNTDFWEYNPATNKWTRKADFIGVERENVIAFSINGVGYMGLGTDNNYDKNFKDFYKYDATANRWTRVADYPGTGSFGVAAFVIGNKGYAGIGGKTPDITPKDFWQYDAAADKWTKVADFPADGRAFSGQFAIGTNGYVGFGSTVTETADDWYKYDSLKDSWIKITNFPGVQRYDMITFAIDGIGYIGTGNPGQLNDFWKYVPKESFLK from the coding sequence ATGCTATTAAAAAAATGTGGCCTGCTGCTGGTGCTGGCGTTATCTTTTACATCCTGTAAAAAGGAACCATTTGTGCCTAATAGCGAAAATGCCTTACCAGGTTTGTGGACGCAACTTGGCGATTTCCCGGGCATGGGGCGTGTGCGCTCGTTTGGCTTTAGCATTGGCAGCAAAGGGTATATTTTGGGCGGTAACGTAGGTGATGGCTTTACCACCATATTAGTGAACGATTTTTGGGAGTATGACCCTACTACCGATAAGTGGACGCGAAAAGCCGATTACCCCGGGCAGGCGGGCGAATATATACGTGGGTTTACCATTAATGGTAAGGCTTATGTGGGTACCGGCTATGGCCAGCGGGTTGAAACGCCCGGCGATACTGAACCCCAAAACACCGATTTTTGGGAGTATAACCCTGCCACTAACAAATGGACACGCAAGGCTGATTTTATTGGTGTAGAGCGCGAGAATGTTATAGCCTTTTCCATAAATGGCGTAGGTTATATGGGCTTGGGTACCGACAATAACTACGATAAAAACTTTAAGGATTTTTATAAATATGATGCAACGGCCAACAGGTGGACCCGCGTTGCCGATTACCCCGGTACAGGTAGCTTTGGGGTAGCCGCTTTTGTAATTGGCAACAAAGGCTACGCGGGTATAGGGGGCAAAACACCAGATATTACCCCAAAAGATTTTTGGCAGTATGACGCTGCTGCAGATAAGTGGACTAAGGTAGCCGATTTTCCGGCAGATGGCAGGGCTTTTAGCGGGCAGTTTGCCATAGGTACTAATGGCTATGTAGGTTTTGGGTCTACCGTTACCGAAACAGCCGACGACTGGTATAAGTATGATAGTTTAAAAGATAGCTGGATAAAGATCACCAATTTCCCAGGTGTGCAGCGTTACGATATGATAACCTTTGCTATTGACGGTATTGGCTATATAGGCACCGGCAACCCCGGCCAGCTAAACGATTTTTGGAAGTATGTACCCAAGGAATCGTTTTTGAAATGA
- the mce gene encoding methylmalonyl-CoA epimerase: protein MNKIEHIGIAVNSISITGNIYQRLLNTTVYKTEEVASEGVITAFLQSGPNKIELLESTDPEGPIAKFIAKKGEGIHHIAFDVTDIEAEMARLKAEGFILLNDKPKMGADNKLVCFVHPKSAGGVLVELCQEVSVSSK, encoded by the coding sequence ATGAATAAGATAGAGCATATAGGTATAGCGGTAAACAGTATCAGCATTACGGGCAATATCTACCAAAGGTTGCTAAATACCACGGTTTATAAAACCGAAGAGGTAGCATCCGAAGGGGTAATTACCGCCTTTTTACAAAGCGGCCCCAATAAAATTGAGTTACTGGAAAGCACCGACCCCGAAGGACCTATAGCCAAATTTATAGCTAAAAAAGGCGAAGGTATACACCACATAGCTTTTGATGTGACCGATATTGAAGCCGAAATGGCCCGCCTTAAAGCCGAAGGCTTTATTTTATTGAACGACAAACCAAAAATGGGCGCCGATAATAAACTGGTTTGCTTTGTGCACCCTAAGAGCGCAGGAGGGGTATTGGTGGAATTGTGCCAGGAGGTTAGCGTTAGCAGTAAATAG
- a CDS encoding CPBP family intramembrane metalloprotease, which translates to MLKEIFEVSHYPALDNNQAFIKKLLLLLQVYGILFAVMILSAPLSSMGDYVVTHVLHYKSINQQYKTSMDGFFRKYGYLKAALYICLLGPLLEETVFRLVLSLKRQHIAIAVATALFLFVSLVPGFKALNIWISTGVRLLLLIAGYLVLINSLPKQVLINNTLHTRIIITSILLFGLVHITNFVPLQWPIIFMYPLFVIPQLLMGWALTYTRFKSGFFWGVALHVIINSVSTLLHLSIK; encoded by the coding sequence ATGCTGAAAGAAATTTTCGAGGTTAGCCATTACCCTGCGCTTGATAATAACCAGGCCTTTATCAAAAAGCTGTTATTGCTGTTACAGGTATACGGCATCCTTTTCGCGGTGATGATATTGAGCGCGCCGTTATCCTCCATGGGCGATTATGTGGTTACCCATGTTTTACATTACAAAAGCATTAACCAGCAATACAAAACTTCGATGGATGGCTTTTTTCGCAAGTATGGTTATTTAAAAGCCGCCCTTTATATATGCCTGCTTGGCCCTCTGTTAGAAGAGACAGTTTTTCGCCTGGTGCTATCCTTAAAAAGGCAACACATTGCCATAGCTGTTGCGACGGCTTTATTCTTGTTTGTGAGTTTGGTGCCGGGCTTTAAGGCCCTAAACATTTGGATAAGTACCGGCGTACGCTTATTGTTATTGATAGCCGGGTATTTGGTACTAATAAACAGTTTACCAAAGCAAGTGCTTATTAATAACACCCTGCATACCCGCATTATTATTACCTCGATACTGCTGTTTGGCCTGGTACACATTACTAATTTTGTGCCCCTGCAATGGCCTATCATATTTATGTACCCGCTGTTTGTAATACCACAGCTGTTAATGGGCTGGGCATTAACTTATACCCGGTTTAAAAGCGGTTTTTTTTGGGGAGTGGCACTACACGTTATTATCAATAGCGTATCTACCCTGCTGCACTTGAGCATCAAATAA
- a CDS encoding NAD(P)H-dependent oxidoreductase: protein MENKSLVILGSNRKNSLTEAITRKALQQTDFDLIDLLDHKIAHYNYDGNYPADDEFEAIISKALPYQNIVFATPVYWYSMSGVMKVFFDRLTDLITIKKDTGRQLRGKTAYMIAVGADPAIPEGFETPFKHTSAYLGLNYKGCTYFPTNKS, encoded by the coding sequence ATGGAAAATAAATCGCTGGTTATTTTAGGCAGCAACCGCAAAAACAGCCTTACCGAAGCCATTACCCGCAAGGCTTTGCAGCAAACAGATTTCGACCTTATCGATCTGCTCGACCACAAAATAGCCCACTACAATTACGATGGCAACTACCCTGCCGACGATGAATTTGAAGCCATTATAAGCAAGGCACTACCCTATCAAAACATTGTATTTGCCACCCCAGTGTACTGGTACAGCATGAGCGGCGTTATGAAGGTATTTTTTGACCGGCTGACGGATCTTATCACCATAAAAAAAGATACCGGCAGGCAATTGCGCGGTAAAACAGCTTACATGATAGCCGTAGGTGCCGACCCTGCCATCCCCGAGGGCTTTGAAACGCCGTTTAAGCACACATCGGCCTACTTAGGCCTAAACTATAAGGGCTGTACTTACTTCCCCACTAACAAAAGCTAA
- a CDS encoding IscS subfamily cysteine desulfurase — translation MNIPIYLDNNATTPMDPRVLEAMLPYFTQKFGNAASRNHPFGWVAEEGVDYAREQVAKLIGATEKEIIFTSGATESDNLAIKGVFEMYKDKGNHIITTVTEHKAVLDACKHVEKLGGKVTYLPVKEDGLVDLEVLETAMTPQTILVSIMYGNNEIGVIQPIKQISAIAHKHGALFMTDAVQAVGKIPVNVIEDGIDLLALSAHKMYGPKGVGALYVRRKGPRVKVTAQMDGGGHERGMRSGTLNVPGIVGLGKACEICSQEMESEAIRLSGLRDKLEKALTVLEESYVNGNVEHRLPHVANISFKYVEGEGLMMAMKDLAVSSGSACTSASLEPSYVLKSLGLSDDLAHSSIRFGLGRFTTEEEVDYAVEVTKKAVTHLRELSPLWEMFKEGIDLDSIEWAEH, via the coding sequence ATGAACATCCCAATTTATTTAGATAATAACGCTACGACTCCTATGGACCCAAGGGTGCTGGAAGCCATGCTGCCTTACTTTACCCAAAAGTTTGGTAACGCGGCCAGCCGCAACCACCCTTTTGGCTGGGTAGCCGAAGAAGGCGTTGATTATGCACGCGAGCAGGTAGCCAAACTGATAGGCGCTACCGAAAAAGAGATCATCTTTACATCGGGCGCTACCGAATCTGACAACCTGGCTATTAAGGGTGTGTTTGAAATGTATAAAGATAAAGGTAACCATATCATTACCACCGTTACCGAGCACAAGGCTGTTTTAGATGCCTGCAAGCACGTTGAAAAACTTGGCGGCAAGGTTACTTACCTGCCTGTTAAAGAAGACGGCCTGGTTGATTTAGAGGTTTTAGAAACCGCCATGACACCGCAAACCATACTGGTATCTATCATGTACGGTAACAACGAAATTGGTGTTATACAACCTATAAAACAAATATCGGCTATTGCCCACAAGCATGGCGCTTTGTTTATGACAGATGCGGTACAGGCTGTTGGTAAAATACCTGTTAATGTAATTGAAGACGGTATAGACCTTTTGGCTTTATCGGCACATAAAATGTACGGCCCTAAGGGTGTTGGCGCTTTATACGTACGCCGTAAAGGCCCGCGTGTTAAGGTAACCGCACAAATGGATGGTGGCGGCCACGAGCGCGGTATGCGTTCGGGCACGTTAAACGTACCGGGTATTGTTGGCTTGGGTAAAGCATGTGAAATTTGCAGCCAGGAAATGGAAAGCGAAGCGATCCGTCTTTCGGGCTTGCGCGATAAATTAGAAAAAGCACTAACCGTATTAGAAGAAAGCTATGTAAATGGTAATGTAGAACACCGCTTACCGCATGTAGCCAATATCTCGTTTAAATATGTTGAGGGCGAAGGTTTGATGATGGCCATGAAAGATCTGGCAGTATCATCGGGCTCGGCTTGTACATCGGCATCATTAGAGCCATCTTATGTATTAAAAAGCTTAGGATTATCTGATGACCTGGCGCACTCGTCTATCCGTTTTGGTTTGGGCCGCTTTACTACCGAAGAAGAAGTTGATTACGCTGTTGAAGTAACCAAAAAAGCGGTTACTCACCTGCGCGAACTATCACCACTTTGGGAAATGTTTAAAGAAGGCATAGACCTTGACTCGATTGAGTGGGCAGAACACTAA
- the iscU gene encoding Fe-S cluster assembly scaffold IscU, producing the protein MAYSDKVIDHYTNPRNVGTLDKSSHKVGTGLVGAPECGDVMRLQIQVDENNIITDAKFKTFGCGSAIASSSLATEWLKGKSVDDAMKIDNMDIVEELALPPVKIHCSVLAEDAIKAAINDFRVKNGMEPIALEKSHH; encoded by the coding sequence ATGGCTTATTCAGATAAAGTAATCGATCATTATACTAACCCCCGCAATGTGGGCACGTTAGATAAAAGCAGCCACAAGGTTGGTACCGGCCTTGTTGGTGCGCCTGAGTGCGGCGACGTTATGCGCCTGCAAATACAGGTTGATGAAAACAACATCATCACCGATGCTAAATTTAAAACATTTGGCTGCGGTTCGGCAATCGCGTCCTCATCTTTAGCTACCGAGTGGTTAAAAGGTAAAAGCGTTGACGATGCCATGAAAATAGATAATATGGACATTGTAGAAGAACTTGCGCTTCCGCCGGTGAAGATACACTGCTCGGTTTTAGCAGAAGATGCTATAAAAGCAGCCATCAACGATTTCCGCGTTAAAAACGGCATGGAGCCGATAGCGCTTGAAAAATCACATCACTAA
- a CDS encoding iron-sulfur cluster assembly accessory protein, translating into MVTVTDKAKAKIDALMQDSGLDASYFLRVSVQGGGCSGLSYNLDFDNEEKKGDQFFEDRGVRFALDMKSFLYLAGTELDFSDGLNGKGFNFHNPNATRTCGCGESFSV; encoded by the coding sequence ATGGTAACTGTAACTGATAAAGCAAAAGCTAAAATAGATGCACTAATGCAGGATAGCGGTCTGGATGCCTCTTATTTTCTGCGTGTATCTGTACAGGGCGGCGGCTGCTCGGGTTTGTCATACAACCTCGATTTTGATAACGAGGAGAAAAAAGGCGACCAGTTTTTTGAAGATCGCGGCGTACGCTTCGCCCTCGATATGAAATCGTTTTTATACCTGGCCGGCACCGAGCTTGATTTTAGCGACGGGCTTAACGGCAAAGGCTTTAACTTTCATAACCCCAACGCTACCCGCACCTGCGGCTGCGGCGAAAGTTTTTCGGTATAA